One window of Streptomyces sp. FIT100 genomic DNA carries:
- a CDS encoding AI-2E family transporter, which yields MPRWLPRAMVLALALYACFQLGSWAFHQLVGLLINVLIAFFVALAIEPAVGRMAARGMRRGFATFIVFFAVLVAAVGFVVLLGSMLAGQIVEMVEDFPKYLDQVINWINETFRTELSRVEMQDSVLRSDWLRKYVENGATGVLDISATVLGGLFKLLTIFLFSFYFAADGPRLRRALCSVLPPAKQAEVLRAWEIAVDKTGGYIYSRGLMALISGVAHYVLLALLGVPYAPALAVWVGLVSQFIPTIGTYLAGALPMLIAFTVNPWYALWVLGFVLIYQQFENYVLQPKLTARTVDIHPAVAFGSVVAGTALLGAVGALIAIPAVATLQAFLGAYVKRYDVTDDPRVHGHRRHGEAVVARLQQVLSSRGAGGKREQRPPAEPEEDRA from the coding sequence ATGCCCCGGTGGCTGCCCCGTGCCATGGTCCTCGCGCTGGCGCTCTACGCCTGCTTCCAACTCGGCAGCTGGGCGTTCCACCAGCTCGTCGGGCTGCTCATCAACGTCCTGATCGCGTTCTTCGTGGCGCTGGCCATCGAGCCCGCGGTCGGTCGCATGGCGGCTCGCGGCATGCGCCGCGGATTCGCCACCTTCATCGTCTTCTTCGCGGTCCTGGTGGCCGCCGTCGGCTTCGTCGTGCTGCTCGGCTCGATGCTGGCGGGCCAGATAGTCGAGATGGTCGAGGACTTCCCCAAGTATCTCGACCAGGTGATCAACTGGATCAACGAGACCTTCCGCACCGAGCTGTCCCGTGTCGAGATGCAGGACAGCGTGCTGCGCTCCGACTGGCTGCGGAAATACGTCGAGAACGGCGCGACCGGCGTGCTCGACATCTCCGCGACCGTGCTCGGCGGGCTGTTCAAGCTGCTGACGATATTCCTCTTCTCCTTCTACTTCGCGGCCGACGGACCCCGGCTGCGGCGTGCGCTCTGCTCGGTGCTGCCGCCCGCGAAGCAGGCGGAGGTGCTGCGTGCCTGGGAGATCGCGGTCGACAAGACCGGCGGGTACATCTACTCGCGCGGTCTGATGGCACTGATCTCCGGAGTCGCGCACTACGTCCTGCTGGCGCTGCTCGGCGTGCCGTACGCTCCGGCGCTGGCGGTGTGGGTGGGCCTCGTCTCCCAGTTCATCCCCACGATCGGTACGTATCTGGCGGGCGCCCTGCCGATGCTGATCGCGTTCACGGTCAACCCCTGGTACGCGCTGTGGGTGCTCGGCTTCGTGCTGATCTACCAGCAGTTCGAGAACTATGTGCTGCAGCCGAAGCTCACCGCCAGGACCGTCGACATCCACCCCGCGGTGGCGTTCGGCTCGGTCGTCGCGGGCACCGCGCTGCTGGGTGCGGTCGGCGCGCTGATCGCGATCCCGGCGGTCGCGACGCTCCAGGCGTTCCTCGGTGCGTACGTGAAGCGGTACGACGTGACGGACGACCCGCGCGTCCACGGCCACCGGCGCCACGGCGAGGCGGTGGTGGCCCGCCTTCAGCAGGTGCTGAGCAGCAGAGGCGCGGGCGGAAAGCGGGAGCAGCGGCCGCCCGCGGAGCCTGAGGAAGACCGCGCCTGA
- a CDS encoding rhodanese-like domain-containing protein produces MSNDPVGIDELLEQVRDGLDRIGPRDAFDAAAEGALLVDIRYAALRERDGLIPGALVVERNELEWRLDPRGSHRAPEATDHDLRVVVICNEGYASSLAAASLRQLGLHRATDVVGGFQAWRSAGLPVREPGDTTA; encoded by the coding sequence GTGAGCAACGACCCCGTGGGGATCGACGAGTTGCTGGAGCAGGTGCGGGACGGCCTGGACCGGATCGGGCCGCGCGATGCCTTCGACGCGGCGGCCGAGGGGGCGCTGCTGGTGGACATCCGCTATGCGGCGCTGCGCGAACGGGACGGGCTGATCCCGGGCGCACTGGTCGTGGAGCGCAATGAGCTGGAGTGGCGCCTGGACCCGCGGGGCAGCCACCGTGCGCCCGAGGCCACGGATCACGATCTGCGGGTCGTGGTGATCTGCAACGAGGGATACGCCTCCTCCCTTGCGGCCGCCTCCCTCCGGCAGCTGGGCCTGCACCGTGCGACCGACGTGGTGGGCGGCTTCCAGGCATGGCGGTCAGCGGGCCTGCCGGTACGCGAGCCGGGCGACACGACGGCGTAG
- a CDS encoding cysteine dioxygenase: MSQPAAFSVPPEPAAPTAADLLAFVRRSADDTGLIASLPLDPQGRTWVRLEGPGGSEAWVIGWPPGTGTGWHDHAESIGAFATASGELKENALAVRLPASGWKTLELAEGVDRERQLGPGQGRAFGQHHVHEVLNESGTEHAISVHAYYPPLPLLRRFSRSGAVLRLEQVERPEDWQ; the protein is encoded by the coding sequence CTGTCCCAGCCTGCCGCCTTCTCCGTACCGCCGGAGCCGGCCGCGCCCACCGCGGCCGATCTGCTCGCATTCGTCCGGCGCAGCGCCGACGACACCGGACTGATCGCCTCCCTTCCGCTCGACCCGCAGGGCCGCACCTGGGTGCGGCTGGAGGGGCCCGGTGGCAGCGAGGCATGGGTGATCGGCTGGCCGCCGGGCACCGGAACGGGCTGGCACGACCATGCCGAGTCGATCGGCGCCTTCGCCACGGCCTCCGGCGAGCTGAAGGAGAACGCCCTCGCGGTGCGGCTCCCGGCCAGTGGCTGGAAGACTCTGGAGCTGGCAGAAGGGGTGGACCGCGAACGGCAGTTGGGCCCCGGCCAGGGGCGGGCGTTCGGACAGCACCATGTGCACGAGGTGCTGAACGAGTCGGGGACCGAGCACGCGATCTCGGTCCACGCGTACTATCCGCCACTGCCGTTGCTCCGGCGCTTCAGCCGGTCCGGCGCGGTGCTCCGTCTTGAGCAGGTCGAGCGTCCGGAGGACTGGCAGTGA
- a CDS encoding FAD-dependent monooxygenase: protein MDPVIVVGAGPVGLALSLALAAQGVPSVVLDEGAGKEEPRHARTVVLRADTAALIERLGCTTIRDEGARWVGWRSLRRKQEMRALELGGDDCPAPVHIPQHALVRGLRDAIAELGPEGPVRLAAHSRLDSLEQDDGGVTVHTRGPDATWWRGSYAVGCDGARSTVRKLLGVRFPGRTAVERHAVAALRTELPWPDEAVLHRMPPWRAGGEEVTARPLPDGAWRLDWLLPARGELVTPEALVSRVRDTLSGWCDRTPQYDLIDTGVYTLHHRLARRWRVDRAFLAGDAAHLLGAVGTQALDEGLRDADNLAWKLALAWHHGASDTLLDSYQAERRTAVAARLRAADQSLPILRGSGGLRTYLPGTGRGHDILLTDGHLGLGALGAPPSYPHSPLAPQPTEAHTSVGTPFGAPVADARVTAPDGTTVRLRDRLGRGRLLVVLVAPGTGVWDRRHWAGAGVMPRLESAVEALPLRAELLVAESYPGASAHTVLLVRPDGHLVAAFAGVRPAELYAAADAVRGGPPARAGSTRTGSTRTGSARTVDIN, encoded by the coding sequence GTGGACCCGGTGATCGTGGTCGGCGCGGGCCCTGTCGGGCTCGCGCTGTCACTCGCCCTGGCCGCGCAGGGAGTTCCCTCCGTCGTGCTGGACGAGGGGGCCGGAAAGGAAGAGCCCCGGCACGCCCGTACGGTCGTCCTGCGCGCCGACACCGCGGCGCTGATCGAGCGGCTCGGCTGCACCACGATCCGAGACGAGGGCGCCCGCTGGGTCGGCTGGCGGTCGCTGCGCCGCAAGCAGGAGATGCGCGCCCTGGAGCTCGGCGGGGACGACTGCCCGGCCCCGGTGCACATCCCGCAGCACGCTCTGGTGCGCGGGCTGCGCGACGCCATCGCCGAGCTGGGCCCCGAGGGGCCGGTGCGGCTCGCCGCGCACAGCCGGCTCGACTCGCTGGAGCAGGATGACGGCGGCGTCACCGTCCACACGCGCGGACCCGACGCGACCTGGTGGCGCGGGAGTTACGCGGTCGGATGCGACGGGGCGCGCTCGACCGTACGGAAGCTGCTGGGCGTCCGCTTCCCGGGACGCACCGCCGTGGAGCGCCACGCCGTCGCCGCGCTGCGCACCGAACTGCCCTGGCCCGACGAGGCGGTGCTGCATCGGATGCCGCCCTGGCGCGCGGGCGGCGAGGAGGTGACGGCCAGGCCGCTGCCGGACGGCGCCTGGCGCCTCGACTGGCTGCTCCCGGCCCGCGGCGAGCTGGTCACACCCGAGGCGCTGGTGTCCCGGGTGCGGGACACCCTCTCCGGATGGTGCGACCGTACGCCGCAGTACGACCTCATCGACACCGGCGTCTACACGCTGCACCACCGGCTCGCCCGGCGCTGGCGAGTGGACCGGGCCTTTCTCGCCGGGGACGCCGCCCACCTCCTCGGGGCCGTCGGCACGCAGGCGCTCGACGAGGGGCTGCGCGACGCCGACAATCTGGCCTGGAAGCTGGCGCTGGCCTGGCACCACGGCGCATCGGACACGCTGCTCGACAGCTATCAGGCGGAGCGGCGCACGGCCGTCGCCGCGCGGCTGCGCGCCGCGGACCAGTCGCTGCCGATACTGCGGGGCAGCGGCGGGCTGCGCACCTATCTGCCGGGGACGGGGCGCGGGCACGACATCCTGCTGACCGACGGTCATCTGGGACTCGGTGCGCTGGGCGCGCCCCCCTCGTATCCGCACTCCCCCCTCGCGCCTCAGCCCACCGAGGCGCACACCTCGGTCGGTACCCCGTTCGGCGCACCGGTGGCCGACGCCCGGGTGACGGCGCCGGACGGCACGACCGTGCGGCTGCGGGACCGGCTGGGGCGGGGCCGGCTGCTGGTCGTCCTCGTCGCGCCGGGCACGGGTGTGTGGGACCGGCGGCACTGGGCGGGCGCGGGTGTGATGCCCCGGCTGGAGTCCGCCGTCGAGGCGTTGCCTCTGCGTGCCGAGCTGCTGGTCGCCGAGAGCTATCCGGGGGCCTCGGCCCATACCGTGCTGCTGGTACGGCCCGACGGGCATCTCGTCGCGGCCTTCGCCGGGGTGCGGCCGGCCGAGCTGTACGCGGCGGCGGACGCGGTGCGCGGCGGCCCGCCCGCCCGGGCGGGATCCACCCGCACCGGCTCCACCCGCACCGGGTCCGCCCGCACTGTGGACATCAATTGA
- a CDS encoding amino acid ABC transporter permease → MDALLGAFWVTVKLTVYSALGSLIWGTLLAGMRVSPVPPMRGFGTAYVNVVRNIPLTVVIVFASLGLYSTLGISLGAEGDIAMINFRLAVLGLIAYTAAFVCEALRSGINTVPVGQAEAARALGLSFPQVLRLIILPQAFRSVVNPLANVLIALTKNTTVASVIGVAEAAYLMKGWIEEYAALIPIVAVFAFGFICLTLPTGLVLGWVSRKVAVKR, encoded by the coding sequence CCCTCGGCTCCCTGATATGGGGAACGCTGCTGGCCGGTATGCGGGTCAGCCCGGTCCCGCCGATGCGGGGTTTCGGTACGGCGTACGTCAACGTCGTCCGTAACATCCCGCTCACCGTCGTCATCGTCTTCGCGTCGCTGGGCCTCTACTCGACCCTCGGCATCAGCCTCGGCGCCGAAGGCGACATCGCGATGATCAACTTCCGGCTGGCGGTGCTCGGCCTGATCGCCTACACCGCGGCCTTCGTGTGCGAGGCACTGCGCTCCGGCATCAACACGGTGCCCGTCGGGCAGGCGGAAGCGGCCCGTGCACTGGGGCTCAGCTTCCCCCAGGTGCTGCGGCTGATCATCCTTCCGCAGGCCTTCCGCTCGGTCGTCAACCCGCTGGCCAACGTGCTGATCGCACTGACCAAGAACACGACCGTGGCGTCGGTCATCGGTGTCGCCGAGGCCGCGTACCTCATGAAGGGCTGGATCGAGGAGTACGCCGCCCTCATTCCGATCGTGGCCGTCTTCGCGTTCGGATTCATCTGCCTCACGCTGCCGACCGGCCTGGTCCTCGGCTGGGTGAGCAGGAAGGTGGCGGTGAAGCGATGA
- a CDS encoding amino acid ABC transporter permease, with protein sequence MTSVLYDAQGPRAKRRNILYTALFTVGLAAVLWWVYDGLSSKGQLDWVKWEPFFTSTQPYTTYIWPGFQNTLIAASLSLVIALPLGAVFGIARLSDHAWVRGVAGTVVEFFRAIPVLILMLFANQAYADFTDISSDVRPLYAVVTGLVLYNASVLAEIVRAGILSLPQGQTDAAKAIGMRKGQTMRFVLLPQSVTAMLPAIVSQMVVIVKDTALGGAMLNFSELLASVRPMSANYGANTIASFTIVAVIFVALNFALTSAAGWLERKLRRGKKSTGAVVHAGPGGGLETVEAPGGGISTQGDFKSGAGGGGI encoded by the coding sequence ATGACCTCCGTTCTCTACGACGCCCAGGGGCCGCGCGCCAAGCGGCGCAACATCCTCTACACGGCGCTGTTCACCGTCGGCCTCGCGGCCGTGCTGTGGTGGGTGTACGACGGTCTCAGCTCCAAGGGCCAGCTCGACTGGGTCAAGTGGGAGCCGTTCTTCACCAGCACGCAGCCGTACACGACCTACATCTGGCCGGGGTTCCAGAACACCCTGATCGCGGCGTCGCTGTCGCTGGTCATCGCACTGCCGCTCGGCGCGGTCTTCGGCATCGCCCGGCTCTCCGACCACGCATGGGTCCGAGGTGTCGCCGGCACGGTCGTGGAGTTCTTCCGCGCCATCCCCGTGCTGATCCTCATGCTGTTCGCCAACCAGGCGTACGCCGACTTCACGGACATCAGCAGCGACGTCCGCCCGCTCTACGCGGTCGTCACCGGCCTGGTGCTCTACAACGCCTCGGTCCTCGCGGAGATCGTCCGGGCGGGAATCCTGTCCCTCCCCCAGGGGCAGACGGACGCCGCCAAGGCGATCGGCATGCGCAAGGGCCAGACGATGCGGTTCGTGCTGCTGCCGCAGTCGGTGACCGCGATGCTCCCCGCGATCGTCAGCCAGATGGTGGTCATCGTGAAGGACACCGCGCTGGGTGGCGCGATGCTGAACTTCTCCGAGCTGCTGGCGTCGGTCCGGCCGATGAGCGCCAACTACGGTGCGAACACCATCGCCAGCTTCACCATCGTCGCCGTCATCTTCGTCGCGCTGAACTTCGCCCTCACCTCCGCCGCGGGGTGGCTGGAGCGCAAGCTGCGCCGCGGCAAGAAGAGCACGGGCGCGGTGGTCCACGCCGGACCCGGCGGAGGGCTGGAGACCGTCGAGGCCCCTGGTGGTGGCATCTCGACGCAAGGTGACTTCAAGTCCGGCGCAGGAGGCGGCGGTATCTGA
- the recA gene encoding recombinase RecA: MAGTDREKALDAALAQIERQFGKGAVMRLGERPNEPIEVIPTGSTALDVALGVGGLPRGRVVEVYGPESSGKTTLTLHAVANAQKAGGQVAFVDAEHALDPEYAKKLGVDIDNLILSQPDNGEQALEIVDMLVRSGALDLIVIDSVAALVPRAEIEGEMGDSHVGLQARLMSQALRKITSALNQSKTTAIFINQLREKIGVMFGSPETTTGGRALKFYASVRIDIRRIETLKDGTEAVGNRTRCKVVKNKVAPPFKQAEFDILYGQGISREGGLIDMGVEHGFVRKAGAWYTYEGDQLGQGKENARNFLKDNPDLANEIEKKIKEKLGVGVRPEAPSAEPGADAAGAAAAGAEPAKAVPAPATKATKATKAAASAKS, from the coding sequence ATGGCAGGAACCGACCGCGAGAAGGCGCTCGACGCCGCGCTCGCACAGATTGAACGGCAATTCGGCAAGGGCGCCGTGATGCGCCTCGGCGAGCGGCCGAACGAGCCCATCGAGGTCATCCCCACCGGGTCGACCGCACTCGACGTCGCGCTCGGCGTCGGCGGCCTGCCGCGCGGCCGTGTGGTGGAGGTGTACGGGCCGGAGTCCTCCGGCAAGACGACCCTGACCCTGCACGCCGTGGCCAACGCGCAGAAGGCCGGCGGCCAGGTCGCCTTCGTGGACGCCGAGCACGCCCTCGACCCCGAGTACGCGAAGAAGCTCGGCGTCGACATCGACAATCTGATCCTGTCCCAGCCGGACAACGGCGAGCAGGCGCTCGAGATCGTCGACATGCTCGTCCGCTCCGGTGCCCTCGACCTGATCGTCATCGACTCCGTCGCCGCGCTCGTGCCCCGCGCAGAGATCGAGGGTGAGATGGGCGACTCGCACGTGGGTCTCCAGGCCCGCCTGATGAGCCAGGCGCTCCGGAAGATCACCAGCGCGCTCAACCAGTCGAAGACCACCGCGATCTTCATCAACCAGCTCCGCGAGAAGATCGGCGTGATGTTCGGCTCGCCGGAGACCACGACCGGTGGCCGCGCGCTCAAGTTCTACGCCTCGGTGCGCATCGACATCCGCCGTATCGAGACCCTCAAGGACGGCACGGAGGCGGTGGGCAACCGCACCCGCTGCAAGGTCGTGAAGAACAAGGTGGCGCCCCCCTTCAAGCAGGCCGAGTTCGACATCCTATACGGGCAGGGGATCAGCCGCGAGGGCGGCCTCATCGACATGGGCGTGGAGCACGGCTTCGTCCGCAAGGCCGGCGCCTGGTACACGTACGAGGGCGACCAGCTCGGCCAGGGCAAGGAGAACGCACGGAACTTCCTGAAGGACAACCCCGACCTCGCCAACGAGATCGAGAAGAAGATCAAGGAGAAGCTGGGTGTCGGGGTGAGGCCGGAGGCCCCGTCGGCTGAGCCGGGAGCGGACGCGGCGGGTGCCGCGGCCGCGGGCGCCGAGCCCGCGAAGGCCGTGCCCGCGCCCGCCACGAAGGCGACGAAGGCCACCAAGGCGGCGGCCTCGGCCAAGAGCTGA
- a CDS encoding DUF3046 domain-containing protein, producing the protein MRLTIFWERMEEHFGAAYADSFARDHVMAELGGRTVHEALAAGWETKDVWRGVCAAMGIPADKR; encoded by the coding sequence TTTCTGGGAGCGCATGGAAGAGCACTTCGGCGCGGCGTACGCCGATTCCTTCGCGCGCGACCATGTGATGGCCGAGCTCGGCGGCCGCACGGTGCACGAGGCACTGGCCGCCGGGTGGGAGACGAAGGACGTCTGGCGCGGGGTGTGCGCCGCGATGGGGATCCCCGCGGACAAGAGATGA